A region from the Leopardus geoffroyi isolate Oge1 chromosome E3, O.geoffroyi_Oge1_pat1.0, whole genome shotgun sequence genome encodes:
- the FBXL16 gene encoding F-box/LRR-repeat protein 16 produces MSSPGVDGDPKPPCLPRNGLVKLPGQPNGLGAASITKGTPAAKNRPCQPPPPPTLPPPSLAAPLPRAALAGGLCPPAGLPLGGPASVPVPGPPVERPPLATDEKILNGLFWYFSACEKCVLAQVCKAWRRVLYQPKFWAGLTPVLHAKELYNVLPGGEKEFVNLQGFAARGFEGFCLVGVSDLDICEFIDNYSLSKKGVKAMSLKRSTITDAGLEVMLEQMQGVVRLELSGCNDFTEAGLWSSLSARITSLSVSDCINVADDAIAAISQLLPNLAELSLQAYHVTDTALAYFTARQGHSTHTLRLLSCWEITNHGVVNVVHSLPNLTALSLSGCSKVTDDGVELVAENLRKLRSLDLSWCPRITDMALEYVACDLHRLEELVLDRCVRITDTGLSYLSTMSSLRSLYLRWCCQVQDFGLKHLLAMRSLRLLSLAGCPLLTTTGLSGLVQLQELEELELTNCPGATPELFKYFSQHLPRCLVIE; encoded by the exons ATGTCGAGCCCGGGTGTGGACGGCGACCCCAAGCCTCCATGCTTGCCTCGAAATGGCCTGGTAAAGCTGCCGGGCCAGCCCAACGGCCTGGGTGCAGCCAGTATCACCAAGGGCACACCAGCTGCCAAGAACCGGCCCTGccagccaccacccccacccaccctcccaccgcCCAGCCTGGCTGCCCCACTGCCACGGGCTGCCCTAGCTGGGGGCCTGTGCCCCCCAGCAGGGCTCCCCCTTGGTGGACCAGCCTCAGTCCCAGTTCCTGGGCCCCCAGTGGAGCGGCCACCACTGGCCACAGATGAAAAGATCCTCAATGGCCTCTTCTGGTACTTCTCAGCCTGTGAGAAGTGCGTGCTGGCCCAGGTGTGCAAGGCCTGGCGGCGTGTGCTCTACCAGCCCAAGTTCTGGGCGGGCCTCACACCTGTGCTGCACGCCAAGGAGCTCTACAACGTGTTGCCTGGTGGCGAGAAGGAGTTTGTGAACCTGCAGGGCTTCGCTGCGCGTGGTTTTGAGGGCTTCTGCCTGGTTGGTGTCTCCGACCTGGACATCTGTGAGTTCATCGACAACTACTCCCTCTCTAAGAAGGGCGTCAAGGCCATGAGCCTCAAGCGCTCCACCATCACCGATGCCGGCCTGGAG GTGATGCTGGAGCAGATGCAGGGGGTCGTGCGCCTGGAGCTGTCAGGCTGCAACGACTTCACCGAGGCGGGGCTGTGGTCCAGCCTGAGCGCCCGGATCACCTCGCTGAGCGTGAGCGACTGCATCAACGTGGCCGACGACGCCATTGCGGCCATCTCGCAGCTGCTGCCCAACCTGGCCGAGCTGAGTTTGCAGGCCTACCACGTGACGGACACGGCGCTGGCCTACTTCACAGCACGCCAGGGCCACAGCACGCACACGCTGCGTCTGCTCTCCTGCTGGGAGATCACCAACCACGGCGTGGTCAACGTGGTGCACAGCCTGCCCAACCTCACCGCGCTCAGCCTCTCCGGCTGCTCCAAGGTCACCGACGACGGCGTCGAGCTCGTGGCCGAAAACCTGCGCAAGCTGCGCAGCCTTGACCTTTCGTGGTGCCCGCGCATCACCGACATGGCGCTCGAGTACGTGGCCTGCGACCTGCACCGCCTGGAGGAGCTGGTGCTGGACAG GTGTGTACGCATCACGGATACTGGCCTCAGCTACTTGTCCACCATGTCGTCCCTCCGCAGCCTCTACCTGCGATGGTGCTGCCAG GTGCAGGACTTCGGGCTGAAGCACCTCCTGGCCATGAGGAGTTTGCGGCTCTTGTCTCTGGCAG GCTGCCCGCTGCTGACCACCACGGGGCTGTCGGGCCTGGTGCAGCTGCAggagctggaggagctggagCTGACCAACTGCCCCGGGGCCACCCCCGAGCTCTTCAAGTACTTCTCGCAGCACCTGCCCCGCTGTCTCGTCATCGAGTAG
- the WDR24 gene encoding GATOR complex protein WDR24: MEKMSRVTTALGGSALTGRTMHCHLDAPANAISVCRDAAQVVVAGRSIFKIYAIEDEQFVEKLNLRVGRKPSLNLSCADVVWHQMDENLLATAATNGVVVTWNLGRPSRNKQDQLFTEHKRTVNKVCFHPTEAHVLLSGSQDGFMKCFDLRRKDSVSTFSGQSESVRDVQFSIRDYFTFASTFENGNVQLWDIRRPDRCERMFTAHNGPVFCCDWHPEDRGWLATGGRDKMVKVWDMTTHRAKEVHCVQTIASVARVKWRPECRHHLATCSMMVDHNIYVWDVRRPFVPAAMFEEHRDVTTGIAWRHPHDPSFLLSGSKDSTLCQHLFRDASQPVERANPEGLCYGLFGDLAFAAKESLVAAESGRKPYAGDRRHPIFFKRKLDPAEPFVGLASSALSVFEIEPGSGSMSWFVDTAERYALAGRPLAELCDHNAKVARELGRNQVAQTWTMLRIIYCSPGLAPATSLNHSVGKGSSCGLPLMNSFNLKDMAPGLGSETRLDRSKGDTRSDTVLLDSSATLITNEDNEETEGSDVPADYLLGDVEGEEDELYLLDPEHAHPEEPEYVLPQEAFPLRHEIVDTPPGPEHLQDKADSPHVSGSEADAASSAPMDSSFSLISVSHALYDSRLPPDFFSALVCDMLRFYAEQGDVQMAVSVLIVLGERVRKDIDEQTQEHWYTSYIDLLQRFCLWNVSNQVVKLSTSRAVSCLNQASTTLHVNCSHCKRPMSSRGWVCDRCHRCASMCAVCHHVVKGLFVWCQGCSHGGHLQHIMKWLEGSSHCPAGCGHLCEYS, encoded by the exons ATGGAGAAGATGTCCCGAGTGACCACGGCCCTGGGTGGCAGTGCGCTGACGGGCCGCACCATGCACTGCCACCTGGACGCGCCGGCCAATGCCATCAGTGTGTGCCGTGACGCCGCCCAGGTGGTCGTGGCGGGCCGCAGCATCTTCAAGATCTACGCCATTGAGGACGAGCAGTTTGTGGAGAAGTTGAACCTGCGTGTGGGCCGCAAGCCCTCCCTCAACCTGAGCTGCGCCGACGTGGTCTGGCACCAGATGGATGAGAACCTGCTGGCCACGGCGGCCACCAACGGCGTGGTGGTCACGTGGAACCTGGGACGGCCGTCGCGCAACAAGCAGGACCAGCTGTTCACAGAGCACAAGCGCACGGTGAACAAAGTCTGCTTCCACCCCACCGAAGCCCACGTGCTGCTCAGCGGCTCCCAGGACGGCTTCATGAAGTGCTTCGACCTCCGCAGGAAGGACTCTGTCAGCACCTTCTCTG GCCAGTCTGAGAGTGTGCGGGACGTCCAGTTCAGCATCCGAGACTATTTCACCTTCGCCTCCACCTTTGAGAACGGCAACGTGCAGCTCTGGGACATTCGGCGGCCGGACCGCTGTGAGAGGATGTTCACAGCCCACAACGGACCTGTCTTCTGCTGCGACTGGCACCCTGAGGacag GGGCTGGCTGGCCACAGGTGGGCGTGACAAGATGGTGAAGGTCTGGGACATGACCACGCACCGCGCCAAGGAGGTGCACTGCGTGCAAACCATCGCCTCGGTGGCTCGAGTCAAGTGGCGACCCGAGTGCCGCCACCACCTGGCCACCTGCTCCATGATGGTGGACCATAACATCTACGTGTGGGACGTGCGCCGGCCTTTCGTCCCGGCTGCCATGTTTGAGGAGCACCGCGATGTCACAACGGGCATCGCCTGGCGCCACCCACACGacccctctttcctgctctccGGCTCTAAGGACAGCACGCTGTGCCAACACCTGTTCCGTGATGCCAGCCAGCCTGTTGAGCGCGCCAACCCCGAAGGCCTCTGCTATGGCCTCTTTGGGGACCTGGCCTTTGCTGCCAAGGAGAGCCTAGTGGCCGCTGAGTCTGGGCGCAAGCCCTACGCTGGTGATCGGCGCCACCCCATCTTCTTCAAGCGCAAGCTGGACCCTGCCGAGCCTTTTGTGGGCCTCGCCTCCAGTGCTCTGAGCGTCTTCGAGATAGAGCCTGGCAGTGGCAGCATGAGCTGGTTTGTGGACACGGCCGAGCGTTATGCCCTTGCTGGTCGGCCTCTGGCTGAGCTCTGTGACCACAATGCCAAAGTGGCTCGGGAGCTTGGCCGCAACCAG GTGGCACAGACCTGGACCATGCTACGGATCATCTACTGCAGCCCTGGCCTGGCGCCTGCCACCAGCCTCAACCACAGCGTGGGCAAGGGCAGCTCTTGCGGCTTGCCGCTTATGAACAG ttTCAATCTGAAGGATATGGCCCCGGGGTTGGGCAGTGAGACCAGGCTGGACCGTAGCAAGGGTGACACACGGAGCGACACGGTGCTGCTTGACTCCTCAGCCACACTCATCACCAATGAGG ATAACGAAGAGACGGAGGGCAGCGATGTGCCTGCAGACTACCTGCTGGGCGACGTGGAGGGCGAGGAGGACGAGCTGTACCTGCTGGACCCGGAACACGCACACC CGGAGGAGCCCGAATATGTGCTGCCCCAGGAGGCCTTCCCGCTACGCCACGAGATCGTGGACACTCCACCTGGCCCCGAGCACCTGCAGGACAAGGCCGACTCGCCCCACGTGAGCGGCAGCGAGGCTGATGCGGCTTCCTCAGCTCCCATGGACTCCTCCTTCTCGCTCATCTCGGTATCACACGCCCTCTACGACAGCCGCCTGCCGCCCGACTTCTTCAGCGCCCTGGTGTGTGACATGCTGCGCTTCTACGCCGAGCAGGGCGACGTGCAGATGGCCGTGTCCGTGCTCATCGTGCTGGGTGAACGCGTGCGCAAGGACATCGACGAGCAGACCCAG GAGCACTGGTACACGTCCTACATCGACCTGTTGCAGCGCTTCTGCCTCTGGAACGTGTCCAACCAGGTGGTCAAGCTCAGCACCAGCCGCGCCGTCAGCTGCCTCAACCAGGCCTCCACCACCCTGCACGTCAACTGCAGCCACTGCAAGCGGCCCATGAGCAGCCGTGGCTGGGTCTGTGACCGGTGCCACCGCTGCGCCAGCATGTGTGCCGTCTGCCACCACGTGGTCAAGGGTCTGTTCGTGTGGTGCCAGGGCTGCAGTCACGGCGGCCACCTGCAGCACATCATGAAGTGGCTGGAGGGCAGCTCCCACTGCCCTGCGGGCTGCGGCCACTTGTGCGAGTACTCGTGA
- the JMJD8 gene encoding jmjC domain-containing protein 8 isoform X2, producing MPRGGGLMASGARLQLLLALWMLAGPARPVAADAGDGGWQRRGPGAAAAVAEEERCAVERRADLSYSEFVQHYAFSRPVILQRLTDNSRFRALCSREKLLASFGDSVVRLSTANTYSYRKVDLPFQEYVEHLLHPQDPTSLGNDTLYFFGDNNFSEWASLFQHYSPPPFSLLGTTAAYSFGVAGAGSGVPFHWHGPGFSEVVYGRKRWFLYPPEKTPEFHPNKTTLAWLQDVYPALAPSERPLECTVQAGEVLYFPDRWWHATLNLDTSVFISTFLS from the exons ATGCCTCGCGGCGGCGGGCTAATGGCGTCGGGGGCGCGGCTGCAGTTACTGCTCGCGCTCTGGATGCTGGCGGGCCCGGCCCGGCCGGTGGCCGCGGACGCGGGCGACGGAGGGTG GCAGCGACGCGGGCctggggcggcggcggcggtggcggagGAGGAGCGCTGTGCCGTGGAGCGTCGGGCCGACCTTAGCTACTCCGAGTTCGTGCAGCA CTACGCCTTCTCCAGACCCGTCATCCTCCAGAGGCTCACAGACAACTCG AGGTTCCGGGCCCTGTGCTCCCGAGAAAAGCTGCTGGCCTCGTTTGGGGACAGCGTGGTACGGCTGAGCACTGCCAACACCTACTCCTACCGGAAAG TGGACCTGCCCTTCCAGGAGTATGTGGAGCACCTGTTACACCCCCAGGATCCTACCTCCTTGGGCAACG acactttgtatttttttggggACAATAATTTCAGCGAATGGGCATCACTTTTCCAGCActattccccacccccattcagcCTGTTGGGTACCACAGCTGCTTACAGCTTTGGAGTTGCAG GAGCTGGTTCTGGGGTGCCTTTCCACTGGCACGGGCCCGGCTTCTCAGAGGTGGTCTACGGCCGCAAG CGCTGGTTCCTTTACCCCCCCGAGAAGACACCGGAGTTCCACCCCAACAAGACCACACTGGCCTGGCTTCAGGACGTGTACCCAGCCCTGGCACCATCTGAGAGACCCCTGGAGTGCACCGTCCAGGCTGGCGAG GTGCTGTATTTCCCTGACCGATGGTGGCACGCCACACTAAACCTGGACACCAGTGTTTTCATCTCCACCTTCCTCAGCTAG
- the JMJD8 gene encoding jmjC domain-containing protein 8 isoform X1 — protein MPRGGGLMASGARLQLLLALWMLAGPARPVAADAGDGGWQRRGPGAAAAVAEEERCAVERRADLSYSEFVQHYAFSRPVILQRLTDNSRFRALCSREKLLASFGDSVVRLSTANTYSYRKVDLPFQEYVEHLLHPQDPTSLGNDTLYFFGDNNFSEWASLFQHYSPPPFSLLGTTAAYSFGVAATAGNSTGAGSGVPFHWHGPGFSEVVYGRKRWFLYPPEKTPEFHPNKTTLAWLQDVYPALAPSERPLECTVQAGEVLYFPDRWWHATLNLDTSVFISTFLS, from the exons ATGCCTCGCGGCGGCGGGCTAATGGCGTCGGGGGCGCGGCTGCAGTTACTGCTCGCGCTCTGGATGCTGGCGGGCCCGGCCCGGCCGGTGGCCGCGGACGCGGGCGACGGAGGGTG GCAGCGACGCGGGCctggggcggcggcggcggtggcggagGAGGAGCGCTGTGCCGTGGAGCGTCGGGCCGACCTTAGCTACTCCGAGTTCGTGCAGCA CTACGCCTTCTCCAGACCCGTCATCCTCCAGAGGCTCACAGACAACTCG AGGTTCCGGGCCCTGTGCTCCCGAGAAAAGCTGCTGGCCTCGTTTGGGGACAGCGTGGTACGGCTGAGCACTGCCAACACCTACTCCTACCGGAAAG TGGACCTGCCCTTCCAGGAGTATGTGGAGCACCTGTTACACCCCCAGGATCCTACCTCCTTGGGCAACG acactttgtatttttttggggACAATAATTTCAGCGAATGGGCATCACTTTTCCAGCActattccccacccccattcagcCTGTTGGGTACCACAGCTGCTTACAGCTTTGGAGTTGCAG CGACTGCCGGTAACTCCACAGGAGCTGGTTCTGGGGTGCCTTTCCACTGGCACGGGCCCGGCTTCTCAGAGGTGGTCTACGGCCGCAAG CGCTGGTTCCTTTACCCCCCCGAGAAGACACCGGAGTTCCACCCCAACAAGACCACACTGGCCTGGCTTCAGGACGTGTACCCAGCCCTGGCACCATCTGAGAGACCCCTGGAGTGCACCGTCCAGGCTGGCGAG GTGCTGTATTTCCCTGACCGATGGTGGCACGCCACACTAAACCTGGACACCAGTGTTTTCATCTCCACCTTCCTCAGCTAG